One genomic region from Streptomyces sp. NBC_00457 encodes:
- a CDS encoding PQQ-dependent sugar dehydrogenase → MTSRTRRVEGTMIVQRRAVAAVLAAATLLLTAGCSSDDGGSGSSAGEESASAGGTSPQSSPSGQAAEATPPAKGSVKVVRTVTEDLNSPWGLAPLPDGDLLVSSRDEATITRVDTETGKKTELGEVPGVSPAGEGGLMGLALSPDYASDHMVYAYFTSASDNRIVRMLYEEGQPSGEQLGAPDTIFRGIPKGFIHNGGRIAFGPDKMLYAGTGESGEEGLSQDKESLGGKILRLTPEGDPAPGNPFSNSPVYSYGHRNVQGLAWDSKQRLFAAEFGQDTWDELNAIKPGDNYGWPEAEGKSDNSAYHNPIAQWGTDDASPSGIAYAEGSVWMAGLKGERLWRIPLKGTEASADPQAFLEGEYGRLRTVVSAGGDKLWLVTSETDGRGSPSGGDDRILEVQVR, encoded by the coding sequence ATGACAAGTAGAACTCGCCGCGTCGAAGGGACCATGATCGTGCAACGTCGAGCTGTGGCGGCCGTATTGGCCGCCGCCACACTCCTGCTGACGGCCGGCTGCTCCTCCGACGACGGAGGCTCGGGATCGTCGGCCGGCGAGGAGAGCGCATCAGCTGGTGGTACGAGCCCGCAGTCCTCGCCCTCGGGACAGGCCGCCGAGGCGACCCCGCCCGCGAAGGGCTCGGTGAAGGTCGTGCGCACGGTCACCGAGGACCTGAACAGCCCCTGGGGCCTGGCCCCGCTCCCCGACGGCGACCTGCTGGTCTCCTCACGCGACGAGGCCACGATCACCCGGGTCGACACGGAGACGGGCAAGAAGACCGAGCTGGGCGAGGTGCCCGGGGTGTCCCCGGCGGGAGAGGGCGGCCTCATGGGCCTCGCGCTCTCCCCGGACTACGCCTCGGACCACATGGTCTACGCGTACTTCACCTCGGCCTCGGACAACCGCATCGTCCGCATGCTGTACGAGGAGGGGCAGCCGTCCGGCGAGCAGCTCGGCGCGCCCGACACGATCTTCCGGGGCATCCCCAAGGGCTTCATCCACAACGGCGGCCGGATCGCCTTCGGCCCGGACAAGATGCTGTACGCGGGCACGGGCGAGAGCGGTGAGGAAGGCCTGTCCCAGGACAAGGAATCCCTCGGCGGCAAGATCCTCCGCCTGACACCGGAGGGCGATCCGGCGCCGGGCAACCCGTTCTCGAACTCGCCCGTCTACTCCTACGGCCACCGCAATGTGCAGGGTCTCGCCTGGGACTCCAAACAGCGCCTGTTCGCCGCGGAGTTCGGCCAGGACACCTGGGACGAGCTGAACGCGATCAAGCCGGGCGACAACTACGGCTGGCCGGAGGCCGAGGGCAAGTCCGACAACTCCGCCTACCACAACCCCATAGCCCAGTGGGGCACGGACGACGCCTCCCCCAGCGGCATCGCCTACGCCGAGGGCTCCGTCTGGATGGCGGGCCTGAAGGGCGAACGCCTCTGGCGCATCCCCCTGAAGGGCACGGAGGCCTCGGCCGACCCCCAGGCCTTCCTCGAAGGCGAGTACGGCCGACTGCGCACGGTGGTCTCAGCGGGCGGCGACAAGCTGTGGCTGGTGACCAGCGAGACCGACGGGCGCGGCTCCCCGTCAGGCGGCGACGACCGGATCCTGGAGGTGCAGGTGCGGTAG
- a CDS encoding DUF6191 domain-containing protein: MFNMFEELFAPGRKHTRDEQNRLELTREDVGDGDPGRGPIDLASGKVVVRQPTADEDDTESAAGE; encoded by the coding sequence GTGTTCAACATGTTCGAGGAGCTCTTTGCTCCGGGCCGCAAGCACACCCGTGACGAGCAGAACCGGCTGGAGCTGACCCGGGAGGATGTCGGGGACGGGGACCCCGGGCGCGGGCCGATAGATCTGGCGTCCGGGAAGGTCGTCGTACGGCAGCCGACGGCGGATGAGGACGATACGGAGTCCGCCGCCGGGGAGTGA
- a CDS encoding helix-turn-helix transcriptional regulator, which translates to MLGAVETRSVSPVFVGRGDELDMLNDALAGAAAGEPQALLIGGEAGVGKTRLVEEFATAACRQGAVVALGGCVEIGADGLPFASFSAALRALRRALPDELATAAAGQEEELARLLPEMGETSSARATGRDDEEAMARLFELTARLLERVAADHTVVVALEDLHWADASTRHLLAYLFRTLRTGRLVVLATYRSDDIHRRHPLRPLLAELDRLRTVRRIELGRFSREEVSRQIAGILAAEPDPAQVDEIFQRSDGNAFFVEELAVSAAEGSRTGLTDSLRDLLLVRVEGLPESAQRVARIVAEGGSAVEYRLLAAIAGLAEDDLIEALRAAVNANILSAAPDRDGYRFRHSLVREAVGDDLLPGERSRLNRRYAEALEADPTLVPADERVMRLASYWYHAHDAAKALPAVLAASVTARRRHAYSEQLRLLERAMELWDTAPEEIRATLRPVDYTEVHPPCGCDPATTPLRSLDLMAEAAVAGRLCGERERALKITKRAIRVLEDEGDSLRAAWFWNQRARLIQALGRGDGWQELATAQSLVRGLPPSEVHAEVLSSVANWSMLHNPGPDALTAAERAVEYARMVGARDIEMNARLTLGGLMVDSGDIEPGLAQVYRVKEQVATLGDVSVMGRAFVNLPSHLEGIGRSQEAVAVLQEGVDFARGLGLPDTEAWVWGNLADSLHSLGRWTEAAEAADASERVGQSAKPRAFRAKTHALLALARGDLAEAGRQLSAARGHFGTHDKVPQHELPLARLAVGIAVAEGRLLDARAELRHVLDTGFPPGTQRYAWPVLLIAATAEADARGLHTVDAGRSEILDRIRTAAKSLAANVPVWQAYERWVRTELLRAEARCTPDDWAEVVAAFECLDRPYDLARVRYRLAEALLPSGGEDERDRAAELLRLAHAVADHLGARPLADAAALLAQRARLPLTHTPKQSLTPADPADALGLTGRERDVLRLVSAGRTNRQIAEELFISPKTASVHVSNILSKLGVSGRGEAAAVAHRLGLFAPDSTPAPAPAAR; encoded by the coding sequence ATGCTCGGGGCTGTGGAGACCAGGTCCGTAAGTCCCGTCTTCGTCGGCCGTGGTGACGAGCTGGACATGCTGAACGACGCGCTCGCCGGCGCCGCAGCCGGCGAGCCGCAGGCGTTACTGATCGGCGGTGAGGCCGGGGTCGGCAAGACGCGGCTCGTCGAGGAGTTCGCCACCGCGGCGTGCCGGCAGGGCGCGGTCGTCGCGCTGGGCGGCTGTGTCGAGATCGGCGCCGACGGACTGCCCTTCGCCTCCTTCTCCGCCGCCCTGCGCGCCCTGCGCCGCGCCCTGCCCGACGAGCTGGCCACGGCCGCCGCGGGACAGGAGGAGGAACTGGCCCGGCTGCTGCCCGAGATGGGCGAGACATCCAGCGCGCGGGCCACGGGCCGGGACGACGAAGAGGCCATGGCCCGCCTCTTCGAACTCACCGCACGGCTGCTGGAGCGCGTCGCCGCCGACCACACCGTCGTCGTCGCGCTGGAGGACCTGCACTGGGCCGACGCCTCCACCCGCCACCTCCTCGCCTACCTGTTCCGCACGCTGCGCACCGGCCGCCTCGTCGTCCTCGCCACCTACCGCTCCGACGACATCCACCGCCGCCATCCACTGCGCCCCCTGCTCGCCGAACTCGACCGGTTGCGCACGGTCCGCCGTATCGAACTCGGCCGCTTCAGCCGCGAGGAAGTGAGCCGCCAGATCGCCGGCATCCTCGCCGCCGAGCCCGATCCCGCCCAGGTCGACGAGATCTTCCAGCGCTCCGACGGCAACGCCTTCTTCGTGGAGGAACTCGCCGTCTCCGCCGCCGAGGGCTCGCGCACCGGGCTCACGGACTCCCTGCGCGATCTGCTCCTCGTCCGGGTCGAGGGCCTGCCCGAGAGCGCCCAGCGGGTCGCCCGGATCGTCGCCGAGGGCGGCTCCGCCGTGGAGTACCGGCTGCTCGCCGCCATCGCCGGGCTCGCCGAGGACGACCTGATCGAGGCCTTGCGGGCCGCCGTGAACGCCAACATCCTCAGCGCCGCCCCCGACAGGGACGGCTACCGCTTCCGTCACTCCCTGGTCCGCGAGGCCGTCGGCGACGATCTGCTGCCCGGCGAGCGCTCCCGGCTCAACCGCCGCTACGCCGAAGCCCTGGAGGCCGACCCCACGCTGGTCCCCGCCGACGAGCGGGTCATGCGCCTGGCCAGCTACTGGTACCACGCCCATGACGCCGCCAAGGCCCTGCCAGCCGTCCTCGCCGCCTCCGTCACCGCCCGCCGCCGGCACGCCTACTCCGAGCAACTGCGGCTGCTGGAACGGGCGATGGAGCTGTGGGACACCGCCCCCGAGGAGATCCGGGCCACACTGCGCCCCGTCGACTACACCGAGGTCCATCCCCCCTGCGGCTGCGACCCCGCCACCACCCCGCTGCGCTCCCTCGACCTGATGGCCGAGGCCGCCGTCGCCGGGCGGCTGTGCGGGGAGCGGGAACGCGCCCTGAAGATCACCAAGCGGGCGATCCGGGTGCTGGAGGACGAGGGAGACTCCCTGCGCGCCGCCTGGTTCTGGAACCAGCGGGCCCGGCTGATCCAGGCCCTCGGCCGCGGCGACGGATGGCAGGAACTCGCCACCGCCCAGAGCCTCGTACGCGGCCTGCCGCCCTCCGAAGTGCATGCCGAGGTCCTCTCCTCGGTCGCCAACTGGTCGATGCTGCACAACCCGGGCCCCGACGCGCTCACCGCCGCCGAACGCGCCGTGGAGTACGCCCGCATGGTCGGCGCCCGCGACATCGAGATGAACGCACGGCTGACCCTCGGCGGGCTCATGGTCGACTCCGGTGACATCGAGCCCGGCCTCGCCCAGGTGTACCGGGTCAAGGAGCAGGTGGCCACGCTCGGCGACGTATCCGTGATGGGCCGCGCCTTTGTGAACCTGCCCTCCCACCTGGAAGGCATCGGCCGCTCGCAGGAGGCCGTCGCCGTGCTCCAGGAGGGCGTCGATTTCGCCCGGGGACTGGGCCTGCCGGACACCGAGGCCTGGGTATGGGGCAACCTCGCCGACTCCCTCCACTCTCTGGGCCGGTGGACCGAGGCTGCCGAAGCCGCCGACGCCTCCGAGCGCGTCGGCCAGAGCGCCAAGCCCCGCGCCTTCCGCGCCAAGACCCATGCCCTGCTCGCACTCGCCCGCGGTGACCTGGCCGAGGCCGGCCGTCAACTGTCCGCGGCCCGCGGCCACTTCGGCACCCACGACAAGGTGCCCCAGCACGAGCTGCCGCTGGCCCGCCTCGCGGTCGGCATCGCCGTCGCCGAGGGCCGCCTCCTCGACGCCCGCGCCGAACTCCGGCACGTCCTGGACACCGGCTTCCCACCCGGCACCCAGCGCTACGCCTGGCCCGTGCTCCTCATCGCCGCCACCGCGGAGGCCGACGCACGCGGCCTGCACACCGTCGATGCGGGCCGGTCCGAGATCCTCGACCGCATCCGCACCGCCGCCAAGTCCCTGGCCGCGAACGTCCCCGTCTGGCAGGCGTACGAACGCTGGGTCCGCACCGAACTGCTGCGGGCCGAGGCGCGCTGCACCCCGGACGACTGGGCCGAGGTCGTCGCCGCCTTCGAATGCCTCGACCGGCCCTACGATCTCGCCCGCGTCCGGTATCGCCTCGCCGAGGCCCTGCTGCCGTCCGGCGGCGAGGACGAACGTGACCGGGCCGCCGAGCTGCTGCGTCTCGCCCATGCCGTCGCCGACCACCTCGGCGCCCGCCCACTGGCCGACGCGGCCGCCCTGCTCGCCCAGCGCGCCCGCCTCCCTCTGACCCACACCCCCAAACAATCGCTCACCCCTGCCGACCCCGCCGACGCCCTCGGCCTCACCGGCCGGGAACGCGACGTCCTGCGCCTGGTCTCCGCCGGCCGCACCAACCGCCAGATCGCCGAGGAACTCTTCATCTCCCCGAAGACCGCCAGCGTCCACGTCTCCAACATCCTGTCCAAACTCGGCGTCTCGGGCAGGGGAGAGGCGGCGGCGGTGGCGCATCGGCTGGGGTTGTTCGCCCCCGACTCCACCCCGGCTCCGGCTCCCGCGGCGAGGTGA
- a CDS encoding GNAT family N-acetyltransferase — protein MYAISLGDDAEMRPLEPWHAEEFLAHLERGREFINQYVPFGSKATDVPSARQTLQRYADMRAADTGSLHGIWLDGKLVGGVLFLNFDAEHGNGEVGCWLEPAGTGRGLVTRAMRVLIDFAVEQRGIHRIEWVAAAGNTASLNVARRLGMTRDGTRREAHPYGGVRHDLEVWSILAPEWREARARAADSDH, from the coding sequence ATGTACGCGATATCCCTGGGTGACGACGCTGAAATGCGGCCCCTGGAGCCCTGGCACGCCGAGGAGTTCCTGGCCCACCTGGAGCGCGGGCGGGAGTTCATCAACCAGTACGTCCCCTTCGGCTCCAAGGCCACGGACGTGCCGTCCGCACGGCAGACCCTCCAGCGGTACGCCGACATGCGGGCCGCCGACACCGGTTCCCTGCACGGCATCTGGCTGGACGGCAAGCTCGTGGGCGGGGTGCTCTTCCTGAACTTCGACGCCGAGCACGGCAACGGCGAGGTCGGCTGCTGGCTGGAGCCCGCCGGCACGGGCCGCGGGCTCGTCACGCGCGCGATGCGGGTCCTCATCGACTTCGCCGTCGAGCAGCGCGGCATCCACCGCATCGAATGGGTGGCCGCCGCGGGCAACACGGCCAGCCTGAACGTGGCCCGGCGGCTCGGAATGACCCGCGACGGCACACGGCGGGAGGCGCACCCCTATGGTGGCGTAAGGCACGACCTGGAGGTGTGGTCGATCCTCGCCCCCGAATGGCGTGAAGCACGCGCGCGTGCCGCTGACAGCGATCATTAA
- a CDS encoding MMPL family transporter translates to MAALARWCVRRRLVAVLLWLLAFGGVTAGAAVAGAAYSNDYEAPGTESGRATQLLREGFPALGGDSDTVVWHTASGTVRAADVEQTMTRTLNEIAELPGVATVISPYSGQGAAQISGNGRTAYATVTFDDPAESIDRSEAQAVVDTAESARTDGLQVELGGSAIALTESSGGHLAEIVGVAVAAVVLFLAFGSLAASLLPIATALVSVGTAYAGIVLLGHVMTVADFAPMLGMLIGLGVGIDYALFIVTRHRRGLKRGLSVTESVTSAVATTGRAVVFAGATVCIALLGMLILRLNFLNGVAIAASLTVVLTVAAAVTLLPALLSFIGMRALSRRERRRLAEHGPEPELPTGFAARWSAFVERHPKKLGAVALAVITLLALPTLGLRLGTSDQGNNPETTTTRQAYDLLADGFGPGVNGPLTLVTAVDGAEDKLALDNLDATLHATEGVAAVTPVTYSSGGHTAYLTVVPQSSPQSQTTSALVDRLRTEVLPRAETGTSLDVHVGGVTAAYDDFAEVIVGKLPLFVGVVVGLGCLLLLLAFRSVGIPLKAAAMNVAAVAAAFGVVVAIFQWGWGSELLGLGRAGPIEPFLPVIMVSVLFGLSMDYQVFLVSRMYEEWLETGDNRRAVRIGLAETSRVINSAAVIMISVFLAFVLSGDRVIAMFGIALAAAVALDAFVLRTLLVPALMHLLGGANWWLPRPLEKYLPRISIEPPESRAAHERLAGVDVVEQLEKERDQDVRDIPG, encoded by the coding sequence GTGGCAGCCCTCGCACGCTGGTGTGTCCGACGCCGCCTGGTCGCGGTTCTGCTGTGGCTCCTCGCTTTCGGCGGGGTGACCGCGGGCGCCGCCGTCGCAGGCGCCGCGTACTCGAACGACTACGAGGCCCCGGGCACCGAGTCCGGGCGCGCCACCCAGCTGCTGCGGGAGGGCTTCCCCGCACTCGGCGGCGACAGCGACACCGTTGTCTGGCACACCGCGTCCGGCACCGTCCGCGCCGCCGACGTCGAACAGACCATGACCCGCACCCTGAACGAGATCGCGGAACTGCCCGGCGTGGCCACCGTGATCAGCCCGTACTCCGGCCAGGGCGCGGCGCAGATCAGCGGCAACGGACGTACGGCCTACGCGACCGTCACCTTCGACGACCCGGCCGAGTCGATCGACAGGTCCGAGGCGCAGGCCGTCGTCGACACCGCCGAGTCGGCGCGGACCGACGGGCTTCAGGTGGAGCTGGGCGGCAGTGCCATCGCGCTGACCGAGTCGTCCGGCGGGCACCTCGCGGAGATCGTCGGGGTGGCGGTCGCCGCGGTCGTGCTGTTCCTCGCCTTCGGCTCGCTCGCCGCCTCGCTGCTGCCCATCGCCACCGCGCTGGTGAGCGTCGGCACGGCGTACGCGGGGATCGTGCTGCTCGGGCATGTCATGACCGTGGCCGACTTCGCGCCCATGCTCGGCATGCTGATCGGCCTTGGCGTCGGCATCGACTACGCGCTGTTCATCGTGACCCGGCACCGCCGCGGTCTGAAACGCGGGCTGTCCGTCACCGAGTCGGTCACCAGCGCCGTCGCGACGACCGGGCGTGCGGTGGTCTTCGCGGGCGCCACGGTGTGCATCGCCCTGCTGGGCATGCTGATCCTGCGGCTGAACTTCCTCAACGGCGTCGCGATCGCCGCCTCGCTGACCGTGGTCCTCACGGTCGCCGCCGCCGTGACCCTGCTGCCCGCGTTGCTGTCCTTCATCGGCATGCGGGCGCTCAGCCGCCGTGAGCGCCGCAGGCTCGCCGAGCACGGTCCCGAGCCCGAGCTGCCGACCGGGTTCGCGGCCCGCTGGTCGGCCTTCGTGGAACGGCACCCCAAGAAGCTCGGCGCGGTCGCCCTCGCCGTGATCACGCTGCTCGCCCTGCCCACGCTCGGGCTGCGCCTGGGCACCTCCGACCAGGGCAACAATCCCGAGACGACGACCACCAGGCAGGCGTACGACCTGCTCGCGGACGGTTTCGGGCCCGGCGTCAACGGGCCGCTCACCCTCGTCACCGCCGTCGACGGAGCCGAGGACAAGCTCGCCCTCGACAACCTCGACGCCACCCTCCACGCCACCGAGGGCGTCGCGGCCGTCACGCCGGTGACCTACAGCTCCGGCGGCCACACCGCGTATCTGACCGTCGTCCCGCAGTCCTCGCCGCAGTCGCAGACGACCAGCGCTCTCGTCGACCGGCTGCGCACCGAGGTGCTGCCGCGTGCCGAGACGGGCACCTCGCTGGATGTGCACGTCGGCGGAGTGACGGCGGCCTACGACGACTTCGCCGAGGTCATCGTCGGCAAGCTGCCGCTGTTCGTGGGCGTCGTCGTCGGCCTCGGCTGTCTGCTGCTCCTGCTCGCCTTCCGGTCCGTCGGCATCCCGCTGAAGGCCGCCGCGATGAACGTGGCCGCCGTCGCCGCCGCGTTCGGTGTCGTCGTCGCGATCTTCCAGTGGGGGTGGGGGAGCGAGCTGCTGGGGCTGGGGCGGGCGGGACCGATCGAGCCGTTCCTGCCGGTCATCATGGTGTCGGTGCTGTTCGGCCTCTCCATGGACTACCAGGTCTTCCTGGTCAGCCGGATGTACGAGGAGTGGCTGGAGACCGGCGACAACCGGCGGGCCGTCCGCATCGGCCTCGCCGAGACCAGCCGGGTGATCAACTCCGCCGCCGTCATCATGATCTCGGTCTTCCTCGCCTTCGTGCTCAGCGGCGACCGCGTGATCGCCATGTTCGGCATCGCGCTGGCCGCCGCCGTCGCCCTCGACGCCTTCGTCCTGCGTACGTTGCTGGTGCCGGCCCTCATGCACCTGCTCGGCGGCGCCAACTGGTGGCTGCCGCGCCCGCTGGAGAAGTACCTCCCGCGCATCAGCATCGAGCCGCCCGAGTCCCGCGCCGCCCATGAGAGGCTCGCCGGCGTCGACGTCGTGGAGCAGCTGGAGAAGGAGCGGGATCAGGATGTACGCGATATCCCTGGGTGA
- a CDS encoding SAM-dependent methyltransferase, whose translation MPDITPPTMRPSDEDLTQRLTHARYPRSNSYDARWVIENQMGPNALWLLEWLAPALGLDTLRPGARVLDLGCGRAMTSVFLAREYDTQVTAADLWIDPDDNARRIAEAGFADRVLPMRVEAHDLPFAEGSFDAIVSIDAYQYFGTNDLYLPTLARLLKPGGRIGVVVPALRQEPAGTEPPAHLKPYWEPDFWCFHTADWWRRHWTRSGAVEVETSDWLDDGWRDWLLWCDVVAEESPEEFHRTMARRVGETVRVDEGRALGFVRLVGRRT comes from the coding sequence ATGCCAGACATCACCCCGCCGACGATGCGGCCCTCGGATGAGGACCTCACCCAGCGGCTGACCCACGCCCGCTACCCGCGCAGCAACAGCTACGACGCCCGCTGGGTCATCGAGAACCAGATGGGCCCGAACGCGCTGTGGCTGCTGGAGTGGCTGGCCCCCGCCCTCGGCCTGGACACCCTGCGCCCCGGCGCCCGTGTCCTCGATCTCGGCTGCGGCCGGGCCATGACCTCGGTCTTCCTGGCCAGGGAGTACGACACCCAGGTCACCGCCGCCGACCTGTGGATCGACCCCGACGACAACGCCCGGCGGATCGCCGAGGCCGGTTTCGCCGACCGTGTGCTGCCCATGCGCGTCGAGGCGCACGACCTGCCGTTCGCCGAGGGCAGCTTCGACGCGATCGTGAGCATCGACGCGTATCAGTACTTCGGCACGAATGATCTGTATCTGCCCACCCTGGCACGGCTGTTGAAGCCCGGCGGGCGGATCGGTGTCGTCGTGCCCGCACTGCGCCAGGAGCCGGCGGGCACGGAGCCTCCGGCACATCTCAAGCCCTACTGGGAGCCCGACTTCTGGTGCTTCCACACCGCCGACTGGTGGCGACGGCACTGGACACGCTCTGGCGCCGTCGAGGTGGAGACGTCCGACTGGCTGGACGACGGCTGGCGGGACTGGCTGTTGTGGTGCGACGTGGTCGCCGAGGAGAGCCCTGAGGAGTTCCATCGCACGATGGCCCGCCGGGTCGGCGAGACGGTGCGGGTGGACGAGGGCCGCGCGCTGGGCTTCGTACGGCTCGTAGGGCGCCGCACGTAG
- a CDS encoding IS1182 family transposase — MSMRSAGDGEIPGETVRVARAAFPKGSLATRLRDELGVLFTDEQFADLFPSRGRHAWSPGRLALVLVLQFVEGLTDRQAAEAVRARIDFKYALGLELDDPGFDFSVLSEFRDRLTGTDGGRRVMDGVLAAARERGLLKSSGRARTDSTHVLSAARELNWLEMVAETLRAALNAVAHNAPDWLADIAEPDWFQHYATRIDDTRFPASRAKRAEVAERIGRDGMRLLAAVFDPRSPDGLRDLNKVEVLRQMWIQHFHLVEGEVRRRDPKDRPPNATRLVTPYDTDARGSVKRDIMWDGYKVHFTETCEPDAPNLITNVTTTVATVQDRSMAETIHTQLAARDCLPAEHWVDAGYPTAPALVSARRDHGIALHGPIQADNSAQTSAEDGFAQDAFTIDWNKQQAACPGGHTSTTWSERLSQRGQPVLRVVFSASDCRPCTMRQACINTTNAKRPRELRLRRQDEHHALHAARAEQQTDAWKERYQIRAGVEGTMSQAVLRCGLRRSRYRGLAKTSLQHQLTGAAINLARIDAHLIDTPRAPTRISHFAALRPADQEAASGAKCPAPN, encoded by the coding sequence ATGTCGATGCGTTCGGCCGGGGATGGGGAGATCCCCGGGGAGACGGTGCGGGTAGCGCGGGCGGCGTTCCCGAAGGGCAGTCTGGCGACCCGGCTGCGGGATGAACTGGGCGTGTTGTTCACCGATGAGCAGTTCGCTGATCTCTTCCCGTCCCGGGGCAGGCATGCGTGGTCGCCGGGGCGGCTGGCGCTGGTGCTGGTGTTGCAGTTCGTTGAGGGGCTGACCGACCGGCAGGCGGCGGAAGCGGTCCGCGCCAGGATCGACTTCAAGTACGCGCTCGGGCTGGAGCTCGACGACCCGGGATTCGACTTCTCGGTGCTGTCGGAGTTCAGAGACCGCCTGACCGGCACGGACGGCGGGCGGCGGGTGATGGACGGTGTCCTGGCCGCGGCCAGGGAACGAGGACTGCTCAAAAGCTCGGGCCGGGCCCGCACCGACTCCACCCACGTGCTGTCCGCCGCACGGGAGCTGAACTGGCTGGAGATGGTGGCCGAGACCCTGCGTGCGGCACTCAACGCGGTCGCCCACAACGCCCCGGACTGGCTGGCCGACATTGCCGAGCCGGACTGGTTCCAGCACTACGCCACCCGGATCGATGACACCCGGTTTCCCGCCTCCCGCGCGAAGCGGGCCGAGGTGGCCGAGCGGATCGGCCGGGACGGGATGCGCTTGCTGGCAGCTGTCTTCGACCCCCGTTCTCCCGATGGCCTGCGCGACCTGAACAAGGTGGAGGTCCTGCGGCAGATGTGGATCCAGCACTTTCACCTGGTGGAGGGCGAGGTGCGGCGCAGGGACCCAAAAGACCGCCCGCCGAACGCGACGCGCCTGGTCACCCCGTATGACACCGACGCACGTGGCAGCGTCAAACGCGACATCATGTGGGACGGCTACAAGGTCCACTTCACCGAGACCTGCGAGCCGGACGCCCCGAACCTGATCACGAACGTCACCACGACCGTGGCCACCGTCCAGGACCGGTCGATGGCCGAGACGATCCACACCCAGCTTGCCGCACGTGACTGCCTGCCCGCCGAACACTGGGTGGACGCCGGCTATCCCACCGCCCCCGCCCTGGTCAGCGCCCGACGCGACCACGGCATCGCCCTGCACGGACCCATCCAAGCCGACAACAGCGCCCAGACCAGCGCCGAAGACGGCTTCGCCCAAGACGCCTTCACCATCGACTGGAACAAGCAGCAGGCCGCCTGCCCTGGCGGCCACACCAGCACCACCTGGAGCGAACGGCTCTCCCAGCGCGGCCAGCCGGTACTCCGGGTGGTCTTCTCGGCGAGCGACTGCCGCCCCTGCACCATGCGACAGGCGTGCATCAACACCACCAACGCCAAACGACCCCGTGAACTGCGGCTACGCCGCCAGGACGAACACCACGCGCTGCATGCGGCCAGGGCGGAACAGCAGACCGACGCCTGGAAGGAGCGCTACCAGATCCGCGCCGGTGTCGAGGGCACCATGTCCCAGGCCGTCCTACGCTGCGGCCTGCGCAGGTCCCGCTACCGAGGCCTGGCCAAAACCAGCCTCCAGCACCAGCTCACTGGCGCCGCGATCAACCTCGCCCGCATCGACGCCCACCTCATCGACACACCACGAGCCCCCACTCGCATCAGCCACTTCGCAGCACTTCGCCCCGCCGACCAAGAAGCGGCCAGCGGGGCGAAGTGCCCGGCCCCGAATTAA